The following are encoded together in the Zingiber officinale cultivar Zhangliang chromosome 8A, Zo_v1.1, whole genome shotgun sequence genome:
- the LOC122009546 gene encoding disease resistance protein RPS2-like, protein MADIISGIISFFTCLKDCCFQSSNYIVSYERIISSLATELAQLKSKREDIKRQIEAAERDGLNPKREVLGWLQSVEALTSEAENINGTYHQMFKCLCNFPVNVCSGYPLRSKAEAALMTAADLKEKAGEFTDVADDLDVDRFLEMPNPKTVGMDTALAALQGNARDDDVSIIGIHGMGGVGKTALLRRFNNHFAEMEVDNMDVVIYLELSTGYKVEEIQKSLFDRLKLTWKDEESQRNKAGRLFRVLSKMTFSLLLDNVWEPLNCQIVGIPLPQPPSKSKIVFATRMEEVCSRMGAEKTIKLECLSEEASWDLFRFNAKLELVNTNTLILNLARALVQQCAGLPAALITVAQAMASKRTIAEWRHVLAIMKEAPFQLPGMEEHVYHPLKLSYDRLSDTLRTCASYFALVQEGCWLSKFYVRELWIGEGFINDFERLSDTADKASYLLGMLLAASLIQRIDSEYFKMHPMVRSMILWMECDCGKKESKWLIGDRHSLAEAPGAEKWRAAERISLGWNNIALLPDEPQCPDLIYLHLRNNHPLKNIPNEFFSHMPCLRILDLQQTSIEELPPGIGNLSQLQLLDLSSTRIASLPREIQSLVNLRYLAMSSATHLRSIPSAVIPCLHHLQWLNMYNSYSGWRVMGALQLDGEGVLLNEVESLKKLKVLGVTMNSVTTLRRFCESQRLTAAVHWLQIEGCGGLTSLDIPSTYCLGENMQNMVQIRLHAMTDLEEVFIGGDLHACNALSCLEYLRLLALPKAKIIWKNRCLENLLELEIEDCNAIDRLMKVVTNATNSTETITIFPRLRKIVLRKLPELESLSDGDQVIAFPSLKTMEVRNCPKLKKLALAAENLTEIKCDREWQDELDWSDERTLSFQKLFERPDRR, encoded by the coding sequence ATGGCCGATATCATTTCCGGCATCATTTCATTCTTCACTTGTCTCAAGGATTGCTGCTTCCAATCTTCTAACTACATCGTCTCATACGAGAGAATCATCTCCTCCTTGGCCACAGAGCTCGCCCAACTCAAGAGCAAACGCGAGGATATCAAGAGGCAAATCGAGGCAGCCGAAAGGGATGGGCTCAATCCAAAGAGAGAAGTCCTCGGTTGGCTTCAATCCGTCGAAGCCCTCACTTCCGAGGCTGAAAACATAAATGGCACATACCACCAGATGTTCAAGTGTCTCTGTAACTTTCCTGTCAATGTGTGCTCTGGCTACCCCCTCAGAAGCAAAGCTGAGGCGGCGCTTATGACAGCAGCCGACCTAAAGGAGAAGGCCGGAGAGTTCACCGACGTAGCTGATGACCTGGACGTCGATCGCTTTCTCGAGATGCCGAATCCTAAAACAGTCGGCATGGATACAGCGCTGGCGGCACTGCAAGGCAATGCAAGAGATGACGATGTCAGCATCATTGGGATCCACGGTATGGGCGGCGTGGGCAAGACGGCACTTTTGAGAAGGTTCAACAATCATTTTGCGGAGATGGAAGTGGATAATATGGATGTCGTCATCTACCTCGAGTTATCGACGGGGTACAAAGTGGAGGAGATCCAGAAGTCCCTCTTCGATCGATTGAAACTCACATGGAAAGACGAGGAGTCGCAGAGGAACAAAGCCGGCCGCCTTTTCCGTGTGCTGAGCAAGATGACATTCTCACTGTTGCTGGATAACGTTTGGGAGCCCTTGAACTGCCAAATCGTGGGAATTCCACTTCCGCAGCCGCCGTCCAAGAGCAAGATCGTGTTCGCCACCCGTATGGAGGAGGTCTGCAGCCGCATGGGCGCAGAGAAGACGATCAAACTGGAATGCTTATCGGAGGAGGCTTCTTGGGATCTCTTCAGATTCAACGCAAAGCTGGAGCTTGTCAACACCAACACATTGATACTGAATCTGGCGAGAGCTTTAGTCCAACAGTGCGCCGGCTTGCCGGCGGCGCTCATCACCGTGGCGCAAGCAATGGCGAGCAAAAGGACGATCGCAGAGTGGAGGCATGTGCTGGCTATCATGAAGGAGGCTCCGTTCCAGCTTCCGGGAATGGAGGAGCATGTCTATCATCCTCTCAAACTCTCCTACGACCGTCTGAGCGACACATTGCGAACGTGTGCGTCCTACTTCGCTCTGGTGCAGGAAGGATGCTGGCTGAGCAAATTCTACGTTAGGGAGCTCTGGATCGGCGAAGGTTTCATCAACGACTTTGAGAGGTTGTCAGATACTGCAGACAAAGCATCATATCTGCTCGGAATGCTACTCGCGGCGTCTCTGATACAAAGAATCGATAGCGAGTACTTCAAAATGCACCCCATGGTTCGCTCCATGATACTGTGGATGGAATGCGATTGCGGGAAGAAGGAGAGCAAATGGCTGATAGGAGATCGACATAGTCTTGCAGAAGCACCTGGAGCAGAGAAGTGGAGAGCCGCCGAGAGGATATCTTTGGGCTGGAACAACATAGCTCTTCTTCCTGACGAGCCTCAGTGCCCCGACTTGATCTACTTACATCTCCGAAACAATCATCCTCTCAAGAACATTCCCAATGAGTTTTTCTCCCATATGCCTTGTCTCAGAATCCTGGATCTTCAGCAAACTTCCATAGAAGAGCTTCCACCTGGGATTGGCAATCTTTCCCAGCTCCAATTGCTTGATTTATCCAGCACTAGGATTGCGTCTCTGCCGAGGGAAATTCAATCTCTGGTGAATCTCAGATATTTGGCGATGTCATCAGCTACACATTTAAGAAGCATTCCTAGCGCTGTCATTCCTTGTCTTCACCATCTGCAATGGCTGAATATGTACAACAGTTACAGTGGGTGGAGGGTGATGGGAGCCCTGCAATTGGACGGAGAGGGCGTACTTCTCAATGAGGTAGAAAGCTTGAAGAAATTAAAGGTTCTTGGCGTCACCATGAACTCAGTAACTACTCTTCGAAGATTCTGCGAGTCGCAAAGGCTTACAGCCGCTGTGCATTGGCTCCAGATCGAAGGCTGCGGAGGCTTGACAAGCCTCGACATTCCATCTACTTACTGTCTTGGAGAAAACATGCAGAACATGGTACAAATCCGACTCCATGCCATGACTGATCTTGAAGAGGTATTTATTGGTGGTGATCTTCATGCGTGCAATGCTCTGTCGTGCCTTGAATATCTTCGTCTCTTGGCTCTCCCAAAAGCTAAGATTATCTGGAAGAACAGGTGTTTAGAGAATCTACTTGAGCTGGAAATTGAAGATTGCAATGCAATTGATCGGCTAATGAAGGTGGTAACCAATGCAACTAATTCTACAGAGACTATTACAATCTTCCCTAGACTAAGAAAAATTGTGCTTCGAAAGCTACCGGAGTTGGAGAGTTTGAGTGACGGAGATCAAGTAATAGCATTTCCTTCCCTGAAGACGATGGAAGTGAGGAATTGTCCCAAGCTAAAGAAGCTGGCATTGGCTGCTGAAAACTTGACAGAGATCAAATGTGACAGAGAATGGCAGGATGAGCTAGATTGGTCGGATGAAAGAACATTGTCCTTCCAAAAACTCTTCGAGAGACCGGATCGAAGATGA